The proteins below are encoded in one region of Halocatena salina:
- a CDS encoding toxin-antitoxin system TumE family protein — MADESDVVKEQTTYKDGMVRSITMRPTESDTYPCGWKYRLHFGDTNGNTILRYDNSHELEKGHERHTTDGVEIIDFPGMMVLHDRFLREVDEWWEQNE, encoded by the coding sequence ATGGCAGATGAGAGTGATGTAGTCAAAGAACAAACGACCTACAAGGACGGGATGGTTCGGTCGATTACCATGCGACCGACCGAGTCCGATACCTATCCCTGTGGGTGGAAATACCGCCTGCACTTTGGCGATACTAATGGCAACACGATTCTGCGGTACGATAACTCACACGAACTCGAAAAAGGCCATGAACGTCACACTACAGACGGTGTCGAAATCATTGACTTTCCAGGGATGATGGTCCTCCACGACCGATTCCTCCGGGAAGTTGATGAATGGTGGGAACAAAACGAATAA
- a CDS encoding SAM-dependent methyltransferase — protein MEFANRERMYGQEEYYWGTEPNEMAKKTVELAPETESGVTAIDIGAGEGRDAVFFAEHGWSVYALEVSPNGLLKAERLAEQRGESIQTIEADANDATLPETVDVVYSAGAIQYIRPENRERQFDHFKQKTASVGVHALFAFVDHPDVPTAPDWTENEYFYARGELMEYYQDWNVIEFEEVIFDDESSGESHQHAAEILFVRKPN, from the coding sequence ATGGAGTTCGCCAACCGAGAGCGAATGTACGGACAGGAGGAGTACTACTGGGGTACGGAGCCAAACGAGATGGCCAAAAAGACGGTGGAACTCGCTCCAGAAACCGAATCTGGTGTCACGGCGATCGACATTGGTGCTGGCGAAGGTCGGGACGCGGTGTTTTTCGCTGAACACGGATGGAGTGTGTACGCGCTGGAGGTTTCTCCCAACGGGTTGCTGAAGGCCGAACGCCTCGCAGAGCAGCGCGGGGAGAGCATTCAGACTATTGAAGCGGATGCAAACGACGCCACCCTCCCAGAAACGGTTGACGTGGTTTACTCGGCTGGTGCGATTCAGTATATTCGCCCCGAGAATCGGGAACGTCAGTTCGACCATTTCAAGCAGAAGACGGCTTCTGTGGGTGTTCATGCTCTGTTCGCGTTCGTCGACCACCCCGATGTTCCGACAGCGCCGGACTGGACAGAAAACGAATACTTCTACGCACGAGGTGAGCTGATGGAGTACTATCAGGATTGGAACGTCATCGAGTTTGAAGAGGTGATCTTTGACGACGAATCGTCTGGAGAATCACACCAACACGCGGCCGAGATACTATTCGTACGGAAACCGAACTAG
- a CDS encoding DMT family transporter, whose protein sequence is MGDRSTQHVRSETNTKRYLLAPLLAAALWGGMYVVSKWGFGAIPPLTLAFVRVVLGAATLFVLVRLTKPQRSFSRVEWYRFGVLAVWVAVTMATQFLGTALTTASQGALLTVLTPVFTLVLAVSLLDESLTRQKLFGMALATVGTVIVVGDRYGVSVAGGQLHGIGLLLLASLGWAAYTVYGKPLVRRYSALETATYSTILAVPLMTVLVPIELASVSIDPVGVLEQPTVLGAVVYLGVFSTALAWYLWYKGLEYVDAGTVAVFFFAQPVVGVAFGVVFLGEAVSPLFVIGGIVMALGISVVSSAR, encoded by the coding sequence ATGGGTGATCGCTCGACGCAGCATGTTCGGAGTGAGACGAACACCAAGCGCTATCTCCTCGCCCCGCTGCTCGCAGCCGCGCTGTGGGGTGGGATGTACGTCGTCAGCAAATGGGGATTCGGGGCGATTCCGCCGTTGACGCTGGCGTTCGTCCGCGTCGTTCTCGGCGCGGCAACGCTGTTCGTGCTCGTTCGGCTCACGAAGCCCCAACGGTCGTTCAGCCGGGTGGAATGGTATCGGTTCGGAGTGCTCGCCGTTTGGGTCGCAGTGACGATGGCAACACAGTTTCTCGGTACGGCACTCACGACCGCGAGCCAAGGTGCGCTGTTGACAGTGTTGACCCCGGTTTTCACGTTGGTACTGGCAGTGAGTCTTCTCGATGAGTCGCTGACTCGTCAGAAGCTGTTCGGGATGGCTCTCGCAACGGTCGGCACGGTGATCGTCGTCGGTGATCGGTACGGTGTCAGCGTCGCCGGTGGGCAACTCCACGGGATCGGGCTGTTGTTGCTTGCAAGCCTCGGCTGGGCGGCGTACACGGTGTACGGCAAGCCGCTGGTGCGTCGGTACTCCGCACTGGAGACGGCGACCTATTCGACGATCCTCGCAGTGCCCTTGATGACTGTTTTGGTGCCGATCGAGCTGGCGTCAGTCTCGATCGATCCGGTCGGGGTTCTGGAACAGCCGACAGTACTCGGAGCGGTGGTGTATCTCGGCGTTTTCAGCACGGCTCTCGCGTGGTATCTCTGGTACAAAGGGTTGGAGTACGTCGACGCCGGCACGGTTGCGGTATTTTTCTTTGCCCAGCCGGTCGTCGGCGTCGCGTTCGGCGTCGTCTTTCTGGGCGAGGCAGTCAGCCCGCTGTTCGTGATCGGCGGCATCGTGATGGCGCTGGGGATCTCCGTCGTCAGCAGCGCGCGGTGA
- a CDS encoding CPBP family intramembrane glutamic endopeptidase has translation MSNTLRDRLRLSRTDDNQQTTRLRALVEALGLTVGGAVFSFLVFLIYRPTVIGMLEPVSPNFSSLAVSKATQIGFFLFVGGYVFLTGRWDRLQFSRPSVRDLVWVVLGTVGLEIAAEGTTWVLTTMSIPIDPITGSMDVGLMTWPSLAPFVFLGLYLLPAMAEEQFFRGFIQERLLDGFHPVTAIVLSSVCFTLAHGLYGLGGGAAFLVPYFAYLFPQGIVFCTVYDRTQGVLVVATVHALSWTNLTLLPFL, from the coding sequence ATGTCGAATACACTCCGCGACAGACTGCGGTTGAGTCGCACCGACGACAACCAGCAGACCACACGACTCCGTGCACTTGTGGAAGCACTCGGGCTGACAGTCGGTGGTGCAGTGTTCAGCTTCCTCGTCTTCTTGATTTACCGACCGACGGTGATAGGGATGCTAGAGCCTGTGTCCCCAAATTTCTCCTCCCTAGCCGTGTCGAAAGCAACGCAGATCGGATTCTTTCTGTTCGTGGGGGGCTACGTGTTTCTCACAGGCCGGTGGGACCGCCTCCAGTTCAGTCGTCCGAGCGTCCGTGATCTCGTGTGGGTCGTTCTGGGGACTGTCGGGTTGGAGATCGCTGCCGAAGGGACGACTTGGGTTTTGACGACTATGAGCATACCAATCGATCCGATAACTGGGAGTATGGATGTCGGGTTAATGACGTGGCCGTCACTCGCACCGTTCGTCTTTCTCGGGTTGTATCTCCTTCCAGCGATGGCCGAAGAACAATTCTTCCGCGGATTCATCCAAGAACGCCTGCTCGATGGATTCCATCCGGTGACGGCGATCGTCCTCAGTTCAGTCTGCTTCACCCTCGCACACGGACTGTACGGACTCGGCGGCGGTGCTGCGTTCCTTGTTCCGTACTTCGCGTACCTGTTTCCACAGGGTATCGTGTTCTGCACGGTCTATGACCGAACACAGGGTGTCCTCGTCGTGGCGACGGTACACGCGCTCTCGTGGACGAATCTGACCCTGCTACCGTTTCTCTAA
- a CDS encoding HNH endonuclease, which yields MRFRSKEGRKIRNQIVERGGYKCRICFEDGVKLDVHHIIPRVEGGSHEPENLVTLCVGCHRKMERKDEKKQHRLLNQAEPENNPLEFGLSASELLSLKANDELKLDIVEKLAREKVTGSHSKQVATVKNWFKSSDQDRFEDLIRELGRDTDAPVIAVGGGARDTVKLTSIPDAKEWLKDRGRDLWWL from the coding sequence ATGAGATTCCGAAGTAAGGAGGGGCGAAAGATCCGAAATCAGATTGTTGAACGGGGTGGGTATAAATGCCGGATATGTTTCGAAGATGGTGTGAAACTGGATGTTCACCATATTATCCCTCGTGTGGAAGGTGGCTCTCACGAACCGGAGAATTTGGTCACGTTATGCGTTGGCTGCCACCGAAAGATGGAACGAAAAGATGAGAAGAAGCAACATCGCCTGTTGAATCAAGCAGAGCCGGAAAATAATCCTCTTGAATTCGGTCTGAGTGCATCTGAACTCCTTTCACTGAAAGCAAACGACGAACTCAAGCTGGACATCGTGGAAAAGCTCGCACGAGAAAAGGTCACGGGAAGCCACTCGAAGCAAGTGGCCACCGTGAAAAACTGGTTCAAATCGTCGGACCAAGACCGCTTCGAGGACTTAATCCGCGAGTTAGGCCGCGACACAGACGCGCCAGTCATCGCGGTTGGTGGCGGCGCACGAGACACCGTGAAGTTGACGAGCATCCCGGACGCGAAAGAGTGGTTGAAGGACCGTGGCCGGGACCTGTGGTGGCTCTAA
- a CDS encoding NAD-dependent epimerase/dehydratase family protein: MDLSGKRLVVTGGAGLIGSVLAERLADDNDVLVVDDLSNGVSESVPDAATFMEGDLTDPAVVADVITPDVDAVFHLAAADKYVDTDEPREQFETNSRMTHTILERMQEVGVSNVAFTSSCTVYGEAGEPTPETYGPLEPISVYGATKLGEEALLSVYGHTHDFTVWTFRFANIVGPRFGAGVVPDFVEKLTEDPETLTILGNGKQTKSYMHVTECVDAMCHVVEHTDEPVNTFNLATQSTTSVDRIADIVSEEMGLDPDYEYTGGERGWEGDVSTVLLPIDELLNLGWENELSSDESVRKVARQLIDRQE, translated from the coding sequence ATGGATCTCAGCGGAAAGCGCCTCGTCGTCACTGGTGGCGCAGGACTGATCGGCTCGGTGCTTGCCGAACGGCTCGCCGACGACAACGACGTGCTCGTGGTCGATGACCTATCAAACGGCGTTAGCGAATCAGTGCCCGACGCCGCGACGTTCATGGAGGGCGATCTGACCGATCCGGCGGTCGTCGCTGACGTCATCACCCCCGATGTCGACGCGGTGTTTCATCTCGCAGCCGCCGACAAATACGTCGACACCGACGAGCCACGCGAACAGTTCGAGACCAACAGCCGGATGACCCACACCATCCTCGAACGGATGCAGGAAGTCGGCGTCTCGAACGTCGCGTTTACCTCCTCGTGTACGGTGTACGGAGAAGCGGGCGAGCCGACACCCGAAACGTACGGTCCGCTCGAACCGATCAGCGTCTACGGCGCGACCAAACTCGGTGAAGAGGCACTGCTCTCGGTGTACGGCCACACCCACGATTTCACCGTCTGGACGTTCCGGTTTGCCAACATCGTCGGTCCCCGGTTCGGTGCTGGCGTCGTGCCCGATTTTGTCGAGAAGCTGACTGAAGATCCAGAGACGCTCACCATCCTCGGGAACGGCAAACAGACGAAATCCTACATGCACGTCACCGAGTGCGTCGACGCGATGTGCCACGTAGTCGAACACACCGACGAGCCGGTCAACACGTTCAACCTCGCAACGCAGTCGACAACATCGGTCGACCGCATCGCGGACATCGTGAGCGAGGAGATGGGTCTCGATCCTGACTACGAGTACACCGGTGGCGAGCGCGGCTGGGAGGGCGACGTGTCGACCGTGTTGCTTCCGATCGATGAACTGCTCAATCTGGGCTGGGAGAACGAACTATCGAGCGATGAATCCGTTCGGAAGGTCGCTCGGCAGTTGATCGATCGACAGGAGTGA
- a CDS encoding NADPH-dependent FMN reductase encodes MTGTQPRVVALCGSLRDESRTRIALHRVLSATAGAGGTTTLLDLRALELPMLNAETEAGSEDTERLTATIAEADSVVLGTPNYHGSYSGALKNALDHCGREELADTTVGLLEVAGGEFPGTALAHLRAVCRTLHAWTLPTEVAIPESPTRITDDDVQDPEVADRLDRLGRELVAYADVAQVPGRTRADPTPQTSD; translated from the coding sequence ATGACTGGCACACAGCCCCGCGTCGTCGCCCTCTGTGGGAGCCTCCGGGATGAGAGCCGGACTCGGATCGCCCTCCATCGGGTGCTGTCGGCGACAGCCGGGGCCGGCGGAACGACGACGCTGCTAGATCTCCGTGCTCTGGAGCTACCGATGTTGAACGCCGAGACCGAGGCTGGAAGCGAGGACACCGAACGCCTCACGGCGACGATCGCTGAAGCGGACAGCGTGGTGCTTGGCACGCCGAACTACCACGGCTCCTATTCGGGAGCACTGAAAAACGCCCTCGATCACTGTGGGCGCGAAGAGCTGGCGGACACGACCGTCGGGTTGCTCGAGGTGGCCGGAGGGGAGTTTCCGGGGACGGCGCTCGCCCACCTCCGGGCGGTCTGTCGGACGCTGCACGCGTGGACCCTGCCGACAGAGGTGGCGATCCCCGAGTCCCCTACACGGATCACCGACGACGACGTTCAGGACCCGGAGGTAGCCGACCGGCTCGACCGACTGGGCCGGGAACTCGTGGCCTACGCTGACGTCGCTCAGGTTCCAGGCCGCACCCGAGCGGACCCGACGCCACAGACGAGTGACTGA
- a CDS encoding BsuPI-related putative proteinase inhibitor, with amino-acid sequence MLDGQLTVDADQPVQFTFTVRNGGDEPVTLEFSDACKADFVVSDDATQQERWRWSEGRMFAQVLSDLTLTPGDTETFEAAWDDPAPGTYTARAELTSDESCAAAASFSIP; translated from the coding sequence ATGCTCGACGGACAGCTCACAGTCGACGCCGACCAGCCGGTTCAGTTCACCTTCACGGTACGGAACGGGGGCGACGAGCCGGTCACGCTCGAATTTAGCGATGCTTGCAAGGCTGATTTCGTCGTATCGGACGACGCCACACAACAAGAACGCTGGCGGTGGAGCGAGGGGCGGATGTTCGCCCAAGTCCTCAGCGATCTCACCCTGACGCCGGGCGATACCGAAACGTTCGAAGCCGCGTGGGACGATCCCGCCCCCGGCACCTACACCGCTCGCGCGGAACTGACTTCAGACGAATCGTGTGCGGCGGCAGCCTCGTTTTCGATCCCATAA
- a CDS encoding MATE family efflux transporter, whose amino-acid sequence MGRIPNPIRLVVYWVGLALVRAGVIERGRARRTTELAWPRIVTGVARMSKNAVDVAMVGIAVGTAGIAGVGFASPYWGIAFALGGGVASGTIALVSQRYGADASSGIGQAVRSSVTIVLALTIPVAIVFWTFAETFIGLLSNDPATIALGAEYLQVVALGVPFAGLNLIGSRTLVGADDAWTPMVIRAGGAVLNIGTNAVLIFGLSLGVTGAAIGTVLANIVVTATFTTGLVVGYLPGIGELPVSVSPRSSYYDGPTVRQLVKIGSPMVGKNLAWRLGEFPLMAIVGMFGTTVVAAFVVAQRVRDLMNTPGWGFSLASSSLVGQQLGQGDEQTAEAYGYDVMQFGTAVYVVSSAIVLVFAEPIATVFVGSPTDPSLPVAVWLIYATCIGIVFRGLSRTATGPLRASGDTRWPFYGQVLGYTIAIPLAYVGAVTPLGLLGLGLALITEMFVPAVVNYYRFSAGKWKEISRSHRPSASPSSD is encoded by the coding sequence GTGGGACGTATTCCGAATCCGATTCGACTCGTGGTGTACTGGGTAGGTCTCGCACTCGTTCGTGCGGGCGTGATCGAGCGTGGTAGAGCACGGCGCACGACGGAGTTGGCGTGGCCACGTATCGTTACTGGCGTGGCTCGGATGTCGAAAAACGCGGTCGACGTGGCGATGGTCGGCATTGCCGTCGGGACGGCGGGGATCGCTGGTGTCGGATTCGCGTCACCGTACTGGGGGATCGCGTTCGCGCTGGGTGGTGGTGTCGCCAGCGGAACGATCGCGCTCGTCTCCCAGCGATACGGCGCTGACGCGTCGTCGGGGATCGGGCAGGCCGTTCGATCCAGCGTTACGATCGTACTCGCGCTCACGATCCCAGTCGCAATCGTCTTTTGGACGTTTGCCGAGACGTTCATCGGGTTATTGAGCAACGATCCGGCAACGATCGCGCTGGGTGCGGAGTACTTGCAGGTCGTCGCCCTCGGCGTGCCGTTCGCCGGACTGAACCTCATCGGAAGCCGCACGCTCGTCGGTGCCGACGACGCGTGGACACCGATGGTCATCCGAGCAGGCGGGGCAGTGTTGAACATCGGGACCAATGCGGTGTTGATCTTCGGTCTCAGTCTCGGTGTAACCGGTGCAGCGATCGGCACGGTGCTGGCGAACATCGTCGTCACGGCGACGTTCACGACGGGACTGGTGGTGGGATACCTTCCAGGCATTGGCGAGCTGCCCGTGAGCGTTTCACCCCGGAGCTCCTACTACGATGGCCCAACGGTGCGACAGCTAGTGAAAATCGGATCGCCGATGGTCGGGAAGAACCTCGCGTGGCGGTTGGGCGAATTCCCGCTGATGGCGATCGTCGGGATGTTCGGGACCACAGTCGTCGCGGCCTTCGTCGTCGCCCAGCGGGTTCGAGACTTGATGAACACCCCCGGATGGGGATTCAGCCTCGCTTCGAGCAGTCTCGTGGGCCAACAGCTCGGACAGGGCGACGAACAGACGGCCGAAGCGTACGGATACGACGTGATGCAGTTTGGAACCGCGGTGTATGTGGTTTCCTCGGCGATCGTACTCGTCTTCGCCGAACCGATCGCAACCGTGTTCGTCGGCAGTCCCACCGATCCGTCGCTTCCGGTTGCAGTGTGGTTGATCTACGCTACATGCATCGGAATCGTGTTCCGTGGCCTTTCGCGGACGGCGACGGGACCGCTGCGGGCGAGTGGAGACACGCGCTGGCCGTTTTACGGGCAGGTACTCGGCTACACGATCGCCATCCCGCTGGCGTACGTGGGAGCGGTCACGCCGCTTGGGTTACTCGGTCTCGGTCTCGCCCTCATCACGGAGATGTTCGTGCCCGCGGTCGTCAACTACTATCGGTTTTCGGCAGGCAAGTGGAAAGAGATCAGCCGCTCACACCGGCCGTCAGCCAGCCCTAGCAGCGATTGA
- a CDS encoding tRNA (cytidine(56)-2'-O)-methyltransferase produces MFEREVTVLRLGHRPGRDDRMTTHVGLTARALGADRVVLSTDASHSRDTITDITDRFGGPFTVETTDNPKRLVSSFEGTIAHLTMYGLPVQSVEDDLRATTDPLLVVVGAEKVPFDVYDRADFNVAVTNQPHSEVAGLAVFLDRLFDGRELEQEWTDADRRVIPKETGKKVVPTSDAE; encoded by the coding sequence ATGTTCGAACGCGAGGTAACCGTGCTCCGGCTCGGGCACCGACCGGGGCGCGACGACCGGATGACCACCCACGTCGGTCTCACCGCCCGGGCGCTCGGAGCCGACCGGGTGGTGCTCTCGACGGACGCCTCCCACTCCCGGGACACCATCACCGACATCACCGACCGGTTCGGCGGCCCGTTCACCGTCGAAACGACTGACAACCCAAAGCGGCTGGTGAGCAGCTTCGAGGGAACGATCGCGCATTTGACGATGTACGGGCTGCCGGTCCAGTCCGTCGAGGACGACCTCCGAGCGACGACCGACCCGCTGCTCGTCGTCGTGGGAGCCGAAAAGGTCCCCTTCGACGTGTACGACCGGGCGGACTTCAACGTCGCCGTCACCAACCAACCCCATTCTGAGGTCGCCGGACTCGCCGTCTTCCTCGATCGGCTGTTCGACGGCCGCGAACTCGAACAGGAGTGGACCGACGCCGACCGGCGCGTGATTCCAAAAGAAACCGGCAAGAAGGTCGTCCCTACCTCCGACGCCGAGTGA
- a CDS encoding ArnT family glycosyltransferase, whose product MLRSFRELPVRAKRQFVRDLRVDPYLRYILVVSVFLTGFWFWHRIPNFATRDERARVLDVLVAYGTVFSDPSIDSFRTGIEWGRPYGATFYLYAIVLFPVVLLTVLFGTSDVVLAFDSPTATFGYWPVWNTVPEWFWMVCLSLVRLTSVVFAVGSVYLTYRIGTLLRDRMSGRLAATMLTITFGFLVVAHEGGEDVPSLFFILLTLYLALRYIDTGDEAVYLAGCVVGGIAIAFKFTAAPLVVLLGLAFFLRARHVEDRWATLVRPKTIVAGAGLGAVTIVLGFPSVFVSGFDPLIERITQGMGRSEQSHGPTAPIWWWYLRSYANGLGLPLSIASVLGVLGSVLRLRDRSIETSGVLLLLGGIGSYLVLFSSWQNFRVHHLLPTFPMLAILVGVTVSRLFARSQRLARPILAVLLVTGGAYAVVGDLGYATQPMDDATTWLDRNASENASMEVYRADMHDIAVPHGMTVHHPNARAQNNDDNADARCPEYLQLGYRDLYFLNPETPGRTNPSRAAYIRSLLNGSRNYEIAAEFGRRPDDYAANPSSPGSVRDALWVGLVPRVPQYGDEQDLGPDQFTVVLHRTGPC is encoded by the coding sequence ATGCTTCGGTCCTTCAGGGAGTTACCGGTCCGGGCGAAACGCCAATTCGTCCGTGACCTCCGGGTGGATCCGTATCTCCGTTACATACTGGTAGTATCGGTTTTTCTCACCGGGTTTTGGTTTTGGCACCGAATTCCCAACTTTGCTACACGGGACGAACGTGCCCGCGTCTTGGACGTGCTCGTCGCCTACGGCACGGTGTTCTCCGATCCGAGTATCGACTCGTTCAGGACGGGCATCGAATGGGGTCGACCGTACGGCGCGACGTTCTACCTCTATGCCATCGTACTGTTTCCGGTCGTACTGCTCACGGTCCTTTTCGGCACATCCGACGTGGTCCTCGCGTTCGACAGTCCCACTGCAACGTTCGGTTACTGGCCGGTATGGAACACGGTTCCCGAATGGTTCTGGATGGTGTGTTTGTCACTCGTTCGGCTCACATCAGTGGTGTTCGCCGTCGGTTCGGTGTATCTCACCTACCGGATTGGGACGCTTCTCCGCGATCGAATGTCTGGTCGGCTGGCTGCGACGATGCTGACGATCACGTTCGGCTTTCTCGTCGTGGCTCACGAAGGTGGCGAGGACGTTCCTTCGTTGTTTTTCATATTACTCACGTTGTATCTCGCGCTCAGATACATCGACACCGGCGACGAAGCGGTGTATCTGGCCGGGTGTGTGGTCGGCGGCATCGCCATCGCGTTCAAGTTCACGGCAGCTCCGCTCGTCGTCCTGCTCGGTCTGGCGTTTTTCCTGCGTGCACGTCACGTCGAAGACCGATGGGCTACACTCGTCCGTCCGAAAACGATCGTGGCCGGTGCCGGGCTGGGTGCGGTAACGATCGTTCTCGGCTTTCCATCCGTGTTCGTCTCAGGATTCGATCCACTCATCGAACGAATCACACAAGGAATGGGGCGATCGGAGCAGTCCCACGGACCGACTGCACCGATCTGGTGGTGGTATCTTCGGAGCTACGCCAACGGACTCGGACTCCCGCTGTCGATTGCCAGCGTTCTCGGCGTTCTCGGGAGTGTTTTGCGGCTGCGCGATCGATCGATCGAAACCAGCGGTGTATTACTGTTGTTGGGAGGCATCGGTTCGTATCTGGTGCTCTTTTCCTCGTGGCAGAACTTCCGCGTGCACCATCTCCTCCCGACGTTTCCAATGCTGGCGATTCTGGTGGGGGTGACGGTATCGCGTCTGTTCGCTCGATCCCAGCGGCTCGCCCGTCCCATCCTCGCCGTCCTCCTCGTGACGGGCGGCGCGTACGCCGTTGTCGGGGATCTGGGCTACGCTACCCAGCCGATGGACGACGCGACGACGTGGCTTGATCGGAACGCCTCCGAGAACGCATCGATGGAGGTGTATCGGGCTGACATGCACGATATCGCAGTGCCCCACGGTATGACGGTCCACCACCCCAACGCTCGCGCCCAGAACAATGATGACAACGCTGATGCGCGGTGTCCGGAGTATCTTCAACTCGGCTACAGGGATCTCTACTTCCTCAATCCGGAGACCCCCGGCCGTACCAACCCCTCTCGGGCGGCGTACATCCGTTCACTGCTCAATGGATCACGAAACTACGAGATCGCCGCGGAGTTCGGACGACGACCGGACGACTACGCAGCCAATCCTTCGTCACCCGGATCGGTTCGGGATGCCCTTTGGGTCGGCCTCGTTCCACGGGTTCCACAGTACGGCGACGAGCAGGATCTCGGTCCCGATCAGTTCACGGTCGTTCTCCATCGGACCGGTCCGTGCTGA
- a CDS encoding HVO_A0114 family putative DNA-binding protein, which yields MTDTLIVRVGEDDRTRQETREWIAAVERGEDVEPHRVLNIEREEDVARILSAVNLELLRTISEEEPSSIRETAELVERDVKEVHRNTNELETLGLIQFEQDGRSKRPVVPYDDIRLDIDLSGDHENNRNHAVA from the coding sequence ATGACAGACACACTGATCGTTCGGGTCGGGGAAGACGACCGAACACGACAAGAGACCCGTGAATGGATTGCAGCAGTTGAACGAGGGGAGGATGTCGAACCTCACCGAGTCCTCAATATCGAACGTGAAGAGGATGTTGCACGCATCCTGAGCGCGGTGAATCTCGAACTTCTCCGGACTATCTCGGAGGAAGAACCATCAAGCATCCGTGAGACGGCTGAACTCGTCGAACGGGATGTTAAAGAAGTCCATCGGAATACGAACGAGTTGGAAACGCTCGGGCTTATCCAGTTCGAGCAAGATGGGCGCTCCAAACGGCCGGTCGTCCCGTACGACGACATCCGGCTTGACATCGATCTCTCCGGAGATCATGAAAACAATCGCAACCACGCGGTTGCGTGA
- the ddh gene encoding D-2-hydroxyacid dehydrogenase — protein sequence MQIGVHDSIAFSFDPERIAGFLESHGHQCAVLEAGSSVEEYDCVVTFGHEDVLLDAPWVHCIRAGVDAFPFERYAETGTALTNSPGIHATTIGETVLGMLLSFARRLHRYRDRQHANSWEVEPYDATFTVQDETVCVVGLGTLGEGVALRADALGMTVRGVRREPKPVPGVDELFRPDELHDAVAGARFVVLCVPLTEDTEAMIDADVFAAMDDDAYLINVARGGVVAEDALLDALDGNEIAGAGLDAHAEEPLPADSPLWEYDDVIVTPHVGALSNTYHESVGKLVVANAERLENGESLSDRVV from the coding sequence ATGCAGATCGGCGTTCACGACTCCATCGCGTTCAGCTTCGACCCCGAACGGATCGCCGGATTTCTCGAATCGCACGGCCACCAGTGTGCGGTGCTCGAAGCGGGCAGCTCAGTCGAAGAATACGACTGTGTCGTCACGTTCGGCCACGAAGATGTATTGCTCGATGCGCCGTGGGTGCACTGCATCCGCGCCGGTGTCGATGCGTTTCCGTTCGAACGATACGCCGAGACGGGAACGGCGCTCACCAACAGCCCGGGGATTCACGCCACGACCATCGGGGAGACGGTGCTGGGGATGCTGCTGTCGTTCGCCCGCCGACTCCACCGGTATCGGGATCGCCAACACGCAAACAGCTGGGAAGTCGAGCCGTACGACGCGACGTTCACGGTGCAAGACGAGACGGTCTGTGTGGTGGGACTCGGTACGCTTGGCGAGGGCGTGGCACTCCGGGCCGACGCGCTCGGGATGACGGTTCGTGGCGTCCGCCGAGAGCCCAAACCCGTGCCGGGAGTTGATGAGCTGTTCCGTCCGGACGAACTCCACGACGCGGTGGCTGGCGCTCGGTTCGTGGTGCTGTGTGTGCCGTTGACCGAGGATACTGAGGCGATGATCGACGCTGACGTGTTCGCGGCGATGGATGATGACGCGTATCTCATCAACGTCGCTCGGGGTGGGGTTGTCGCGGAGGACGCGTTGCTCGACGCGCTCGATGGGAACGAGATCGCCGGCGCGGGTCTCGACGCCCACGCCGAGGAGCCACTTCCGGCCGACTCGCCGCTGTGGGAGTACGACGACGTGATCGTCACGCCCCACGTCGGCGCACTGTCGAACACGTATCACGAATCTGTCGGGAAGCTGGTGGTTGCCAACGCCGAGCGCCTCGAAAACGGCGAGTCGCTGTCGGATCGGGTGGTGTGA